Within the Glycine soja cultivar W05 chromosome 3, ASM419377v2, whole genome shotgun sequence genome, the region TGGGTAGATCACTCTTTTATGAACTGATTTCACATGTCTTTGCTAcactttaaatttaatattctttatCTAAGGACCAATTTGGGATTTTGACAAATTAATTGTTGTTTGCAGTCTCAATGTTTTTCTTTAATGCCTTGAAATATTGAAAGGATCTTTCATCGTGTACCAATCTACACCAAAAATTCAAAGATACAATAAATCTCCATGAGAAGGTACAGTGATACTAATTCATTTTTGAATTTAAAGCGCCATGGGAGGATGTGACATGTTATCTGACTCCTATATGAAAGCAAGGACCAAAGGAATTAACAATGGTGTATGGGTGAAGGGGCACCTTTGGCTTAAACTGTTTGTTACCTGTGACTCATGCATATGGCAGAGTAGTGGACAAAACTCAGCATACGTTTCATCTACATCATAATGATCCCGTGAAGGACACATACTTCAATTCATGCGAATAATTCTATGACCTATAAGGTCCCATCTCTGATTTCTAATAACTATTTTGTACGGTgtaatttctttttgaaattactaatttactatggtttttaacaaatatatcaaTATAAAGTAAGTGGTATTTTATGAGTATGACTTGATTTCCctctcactttttatttttaatttttttacacagcCACAAACAATGTCTAACGATGGATAATTACGAGCAGTTTTTGACAGTTGCCATAAAGCGTAGAAGTGGCAACAATGAAGCATGACTTATTTCACGTTGGTAATTTATTCAAAAACTATTTGcttgataatattaaaaataaagttattctTATGTTATAAATTAGAATCAATAAATTCTCATTTGCTCCACTTTCTaacctttcttttctgtttATGAAGGCCGATTACTCACACTATATGaacttagtaaaaaaatttgccTCTCACCCATATCATTACACGTCATTAGTTCGAATGAAGCATAATTTGGATCACTTAAGCAAAATCTTAGGTTTAAAAAATGTTCACATTGCCGGtagatatattatttattctttatcatGTGATTAATTTATAACTAGAGATAGTGATAGTGGTTACTCACGCCCAactaatatcaataaatttttcaattGGTTCAACagagttttatcatttttattatgatatctcTTGCAATATTAAtcattagattttgttttaaattttttctaccAACCATttacgaataaaaaaatatcaataatggaAAATAGAAGTTCTACGACAATAAAAATCTATTTCTAATttaatcttctttttttgctgAGCATTTCCAATGTAATctaaaaacaactaaaacattgtatatataaaacttCATTGTAttatagttgatttttttttccgaaCAAAATCGTATTACGATGATGAGTACTCTAGAAATTAGGTGacataacctttttttttaggcAAGATGACATAAtcttagttatatatttttgttgttgtttgagaCTTCACAAGTTCACATTATGACCTGAAAATagtcattattttttgtttataaagtaGGTCATTGTTCATGAAAAGATTCTATAGTGTTGGAAACTGGGTATTTTATGGCCAATGGGGGCAAGAGagcatgaaaaaaattataaattatggtGCCAAGTGACAGATGTGAACTAAAACAAAAACGGCCAGAGGCTACAGAAGAATCTAAGCTTATCAAGGATTTGCGATGCCATTCTTTTGACAATGATATTTAAAATCACAAGAAATTTGGGGTGTTTGAATTAATTTACGTTTGATATGGTGCTATATGTAGAATTCTTACAACGGTCATTTGAGCATTAAATAACTGACATTGTATATAATCATATATAtcgagaaaataaattatatactaatattataaaataatcatatactATCATTCAATCactatcatattatatataataaatttattgacttttatgttaattatttaaaaaatcataccgATGATTGAATTTTACAAGATTTATACATgactattattgtttttttagataatCGTTTTTTAGATAAGCGTATGCATGTGTACGACTATCAAACTTATATGTATTTCTCactttttatgattttcataGACATACATTTTAAAAGTTTACTAAAATCAAAAGTGACAATGTTTGTTGTCCCATTTTGTTAAGCGAATGATAATTAATCAGTGGCATAAGAGTAGTGGAATTCAGTACAAAAAAAGTAGTTCTAAAATAACCATATACTAATCGAAACTTCACATTCATTTTATATGCTGGATTAATATTTTAGCAAAAATGTcaaaacaagttttgaaaaGTATTTGTTAATGCAAATCCAGCTCAAAGCCTCAAAACACATTGTCAATGCAAATCCATATTTATCGAGTAGCTTagaatgtttatttctttttgttttgaaccaCATTGATTTCCAGTAAATAAGGAATTTTTACAATATTCATGTTTCATTACAAATCCAGCTCAAAGCCTCAAAACACAATTATAAATAAGGATGATACAAGTTGCATCATGCACCTGAACTAATAGGGATGTTTACAATTGATGAGTTTTATCACAATTTTAGGTCAAGCATAATTACAGACAAAGATGATACAACAGAACTAAATTGATATTTCTGCTACCATTTTGCCAATCTAGGTAGATTAACAGCCTTGGAGAAAACATTATggtaaaaaaagaaagcaacACATACACAGAAAATCTATCTATTATCAAAGCTTGAGCCTGCAAAGGTCCATTCATTAGTCTTACAATACAAAGGAAAGGAATCAAAGAGGCTTTGCACCACCACCATTCTCCTGAGCATTGTTGACTGGAGTCGAAGAACCACTCTTTCTGGAGCCACTATGACCTGTgattgtccttcccatgaacTTCCCTGCCTTGCTCAGTCCACTACCAACGGCTCCAAGACCGCTCCCGACAATGCCAACTCCAGCACCGATGCCGCTTCCAACCAGCCCGGCTCCAGCACCAATGCCACTTCCCACAAGCCCAGCACCCGCGACGACGCCACTTCCCACAAGACCGGCACCTGCAACAACACCAGTACCAACCAGTCCAACACCAGACCCTACCACTGATACTGCTCCATCTAGTGCATCCATTGTGCTTCCTATCACTCCTGCTTCTTTCAGTTTCTTCCTTTCTTCTAGTATCTTCTTTTCTGCTTCTAGCGCAACCAGCTGCTCTTCCTTGTTAAACTGATAATACATGACCTGAAATTGCAGCATGGTTATGATTTCAAATCAACTAAGAGGGCTATAAGTGACCAACCAACAAATAGGAGAAATTATCCAAATGATAGCAAGATCTGAAAACctgaagggaagagaaaaaaaaaagactttataTTCTCTTTTTCTTAGTTTACATCTATATGACTATATCTATGTATACCGTACAAATAGATCATTACATATACCTTCACTGTTAAGGTTCCTCGATCTTTCTTATCTTTCACCTTAAGTGTATCAAGTGAGGGCAGCAGCCTCAATTCGATCTCCTTTTCAGTTTGTATTTCTAGACCAATAAGGGGTAACTGTGCTATTCCCAACCGCTTATCTTGCCCAATGTCTTTATCAAGAACCTGTTTGGAGAGTAATGAACATCATTTGTGCTAACTCTTACATCAATCAAGGTGTAGAAACAGTTTATGTTGAGTTATAGGGAGAAAAAACATTGGATTTCAAATCAATACATTAACCGCTGTAATAGCGTGTAGAGGTGGATGAAACCCTTGGTTTGAactaagttaaataaaaaaaaacttcgtaccccattgcccagaggctcttcgctatgcgaaggtatggaggagggatatattgtacgcagccttacccttgcatatgcaaagaggctgtttccggattcgaacccatgaccaacaagtcaccaaggcacaactttaccgctgcaccagggctcgccctcgtTTGAACTAAgttaaataaaaacacaaaacctCTAGTCAATATTAAAGAAACTATGACCAAATTTTCAAGAAATGACATGCATAGGAAACCTGCCATTTGAGTCAGTAATCAAGTAGAAATTCTAATATATACCACCAGAGATTATAGAACTGCCACTGGTGGCAGATCCAGAAATTTTGTGACTTGAAGCAAAATATACTAACAGAACTTTTTAGTGTTGCAAGGAAAATCTAGTTTCAAAAAGAGAATGGTCTAGAATCAGAATTAGGAGACTCAAATCATCCGAGCTGTGAAACAAAAGTAATCATACTTGGGAAGATGTAATATGCTTCTAATCATCTTACACTAATATCAAAATCACAAGCAGTCAATCATCAATTAACCAGATtttcatctttatatatattaaacatacgaaaataaaattttcaaattcttcaaaaagTAATTAGCATAATTGAAGGGCATGtatttatgaaaacaaaaatgtcaCAGCATATCCCACAGAAAGGAGGCAAAGTATTAGTAGGGTAAAACCTCAAGAATGAGTGATTGGGTCTCCTTGTCTTCTGCAATCAACTCGAATTTCTCATTCCAAATAGGATTCAGGTTGTTATCAATAACCTTGGTTTTATACTTAAATAATGGTCGAATATGCACAACTACATAAGGATCTGACTTTCCAATCATTTCCATATTCTTTAAAGCAGTTGCTTTGACAACAGTCAGTGCAAGTTTTCCCTGGGGTTTAAGCTCCAGTTCactgcaagaaaaaaaaagatgctGGTTATGTAGTTTGACTGTAAACATAATTGAGCATTAACATTGAAATTGACATTcccagttttttcttttttaaccctATGGTAGTGAATGTTGGGCTTTAAAGAAAGAAcaggagaaaaaaatagaagtagCAGAAATGAGaatgttaagatgaatatgtgaataaacAAGAAAGGACATGATATAGAATGATTGTATACATGCAAAGATGATAGAAAGTTAATGTGGTTTGGATATATGCAAAGAAGGGCTACTGAAACTACCGGTGAGCAGAGTAGATCACAAGGTTTGTAGCCTTATTAAAAGGTATTGAGACTAAGAAGGACATtggagaaaattattaaattaaaaagaatatcatGGAAAAGTATCCTTGGGAATTTGGTTTTTTAACCAAACCCAATGGTAGACAACCTCGTGGAATAAGGCTATATtgatgttttgtttcttacacaAATTTCAAACTCaaatgtaaaattttgttaaaaggaTATAGCAACATATCTAGTCATGTTTTTATCTGCAATCAGAAAGAAGCAAAAACTTCCAGaagattaatatttaatatttacctGGTATCAACAGGAATGCCACCAAGTGGAACCACAATCCTATGAGGCCATTGGAGCATGTCAGTAACAATTGAGTTCACAGTATCCTGTGAAATGGTGGGTAAATATTAGAGTTAGAAATGCTACTTCAAAATCTGTCCAAGGGAAAGATGCAGTACATAAAACAAATAACTCACATCAATCATATCTGAGATTCCAGGAATAGCCGTTAAACTTCCACCAACAGCTTTCAGAGTATAATCAATCCTGGGCTTTGGCTGATAAAATGTTAATGGAAAAGTCAGTAATTCCAAGAGTGAATAATAAGTTATCAAGAAAACAATTAGAATGTAGATTTAGGCCAAGAGAAGAATAAAACTGTTTAGTTATTAACAGTAGTGTCCCCCCGTTCACAATCTTTGAGAAGTGTATTGCCCTAATAATGGCCCTAACATCACATTGGCGAGTCACTGAAGttgatatttaaattcaattaacaTATGTTTGATATGAAGGGACCTCTTTCCACCTTTTTGATTTTTTGCTTAACCAACTTCCTACTTATTCACAGATAGATTCTTATAGAAAAATCATAGAAGTAATACCAATTAACCATATCTTGTAATGACAACATGCATATGCAACTCAAGTAAACGGGCAATCCAAATGCTTTGAACTACATTTACAGTAGTCCACAAAAGGGTTTTCACAGAGACAACTGTAAATGGGAGATAAAAAAACCAAGTAGATCTGTTAGGAACCAAGAattgaaatgagaaagaaaagaaagaatattaTTGATGGGTAAGGAAAGAACAAGAACTATATGCAATTACATTCCTTCATATATGAACTCATTGTATTCTCCTCTCCCTCCTCACAAGGATTACCTCAGCAAGCAGAGCTACAACAACAGCAGAAATGCAGGGGATCTCTTCAGCAAGTTGAAATATCACACGGACAATGGTGAAAACCTGTAGATCCTTCAACtgaaacaaaattcaataaaacTTCAGTTTTTACAAATTGTAAAAGGAATGTGACGAAATTATGATGCAACAAGAGCAGCTTCAACAGCCACAATAGGAATGATGCAACAAAATAGGGATTGATGAAATTATGATTCGGTTAAGTCTTACCTGTATAGGGATTGATGCAACAAGTGCAGCTTCAACAGCCAAAATAATACTAGGATCACCACCCCAACGGAAATCAATATCCATTATGATTTGACctttggttaagctctgaacaCGAATACCTGCATGGATGAAGAAATtatgcatataaaatataaaattctttaCATCTGAAATGAACAAAATTTTTGACAAAGAGCTAACACAGAAGTGCTAAGAAAATGCAATTGTTAACATTTTAATCAAAGCAACATTTTCACACATTTTATGTAAACATTATTGTCACAAGGCTTATGTTTCTATTTGACTTCAGTTATCCTTAAGCCACATTAAATTTcagatttcttttattatacatTCCATCTAGTTAcctttaattcaagacaattaTCTTGAATTCCATGATCGATTTAAATTATTGATCCAACTGGAAATCAATTAATTACTTGTTTCCCCGattttgaaaagataaaaaggaaCAGGATATATCATAGATATTATCAAAGTGGCTAAAAGAATGCCCCATAGCTGTCCAATGCTTTACAAATCTGTAATTGGAAATCCCTTGAAACAACCATAACATATGAAATTAATGAACAGAATCCAATCccacaaaaaaattaagggCAAAGAGATACTGATGAAAATATGGGTATTATCCTCTAAAGTCTAAACCAAATTGTGACGAACCAACAATCCCAAAAAGCTCAAGCTGTTAAGTGAAGATACATGAATGGTTTTGTATTACATCTCTAACACATACATGCTCCATAAGATGCACAAGGAAGTCGAGATGAAGATTCAAGGGCAAAGTGCACAAGGATTAGAACATATAAAGATTGGTATTCATTAAATAGTTTACAGGAGAAATATCGTAAAAATAAATACCATC harbors:
- the LOC114405831 gene encoding synaptotagmin-5-like; amino-acid sequence: MGLFSGIFMGVLFGIALMAGWARMMRYRSAKRIAKAADIKLLGSLNRDDLKKICGDNLPEWISFPVYEQVKWLNKKLTKLWPFVAEAATLVIRESVEPLLEEYRPPGITSLKFSKLSLGNVAPKIEGIRVQSLTKGQIIMDIDFRWGGDPSIILAVEAALVASIPIQLKDLQVFTIVRVIFQLAEEIPCISAVVVALLAEPKPRIDYTLKAVGGSLTAIPGISDMIDDTVNSIVTDMLQWPHRIVVPLGGIPVDTSELELKPQGKLALTVVKATALKNMEMIGKSDPYVVVHIRPLFKYKTKVIDNNLNPIWNEKFELIAEDKETQSLILEVLDKDIGQDKRLGIAQLPLIGLEIQTEKEIELRLLPSLDTLKVKDKKDRGTLTVKVMYYQFNKEEQLVALEAEKKILEERKKLKEAGVIGSTMDALDGAVSVVGSGVGLVGTGVVAGAGLVGSGVVAGAGLVGSGIGAGAGLVGSGIGAGVGIVGSGLGAVGSGLSKAGKFMGRTITGHSGSRKSGSSTPVNNAQENGGGAKPL